In the genome of Shewanella glacialimarina, one region contains:
- a CDS encoding MarR family winged helix-turn-helix transcriptional regulator → MEDIDRLVAQWGEQKPHLDTLPMAILGRFLRLQKHIETEISACHKQFELTMGEFDVLATLRRAGTPFTLTPSGLLSSMMLTSGAMTNRLDKLESKGLIKRVHSTEDRRSVTVGLTEKGLATIDDAIEEHVRIQHTLVDHLSDTEMPELNQLLKTWLVAFEGKK, encoded by the coding sequence ATGGAAGATATCGATCGACTTGTCGCCCAATGGGGTGAGCAGAAACCACATTTAGATACCCTGCCAATGGCGATACTTGGACGTTTTCTGCGTCTACAAAAACACATTGAAACTGAGATATCTGCTTGCCATAAGCAATTTGAGTTAACCATGGGAGAGTTTGATGTGCTGGCAACATTAAGACGTGCAGGTACGCCCTTTACACTAACGCCTTCAGGGTTATTATCGTCGATGATGCTGACCTCTGGTGCGATGACCAATCGGTTAGATAAACTTGAATCTAAAGGGTTAATCAAGCGTGTTCACAGTACTGAAGACAGACGCAGCGTGACGGTTGGTTTGACTGAAAAAGGCCTTGCCACCATAGATGATGCAATTGAAGAACATGTGCGTATTCAACACACCTTAGTGGATCATCTGTCGGATACTGAGATGCCCGAGCTTAATCAGTTGCTCAAGACTTGGCTGGTGGCCTTTGAAGGTAAGAAGTAA